From a region of the Kwoniella mangroviensis CBS 8507 chromosome 1 map unlocalized Ctg01, whole genome shotgun sequence genome:
- a CDS encoding mannose-6-phosphate isomerase: MSPTLFKLSPGVQSYDWGKKGSASLAAQFGNTCVEGFQIDENKTYAELWMGTHPTLPSKLTSDSSLLSEHIKSNSALVGDKVISKFQDSREGNLPFLLKVLSIGTALSIQAHPDKTLARKLFDERPNVYKDPNHKPEMAIALTPFLAFLNFLPLPNLLLNLLVVPELKAIISSKLIESLASSVGLPTNPPFDLSTYRQTPCSPTDENKQILKQIFDALMSADKDTVTTAVRALIERYKKGEKIEEAEKSVVDLALMLNDQYPDDVGVLCVFFLNVVELKKGEAAFLEANSPHAYIKGDIIECMATSDNVVRAGLTPKLRDVPTLVEMLTYESGPGDQQLLQPTTFGSQDQATKLYDPPIEEFSVLRVELPSGGKTSHRKIEGPSIAVVTQGSGSIVNGDDKVEFERGNVIFIGANEEVTWEASKDLEVFRAYVEA, from the exons ATGTCCCCAACACTTTTCAAGCTATCACCAGGAGTACAGTCATATGACTGGGGGAAGAAGGGTTCCGCTTCTTTGGCAGCTCAGTTTGGAAATACTTGCGTCGAAGGCTTTCAGATTGATGAGAACAAGACATATGCCGAG TTATGGATGGGTACTCACCCCACTCTCCCTTCCAAGCTCACCTCCGACTCATCACTGTTATCCGAACACATCAAATCAAACTCAGCACTTGTTGGAGATAAGGTTATCAGCAAGTTCCAGGATTCGAGAGAAGGCAACCTACCTTTTCTGCTCAAGGTGTTGAGTATTGGAACTGCTCTCAGTATTCAGGCTCATCCCGATAAGACGCTGGCGAGGAAGTTGTTTGACGAGAGACCGAATGTATacaagg ATCCCAATCACAAACCAGAAATGGCCATCGCTCTCACTCCATTCCTAGctttcctcaacttcctaCCACTACCCAACCTCCTGCTCAACCTGCTCGTCGTACCCGAACTCAAAGCCATCATATCCTCTAAACTGATCGAGTCACTCGCATCTTCTGTTGGTTTACCTACCAATCCACCTTTCGATCTTTCGACATATCGACAAACACCTTGCTCACCCACAGATGAGAACAAGCAAATCCTCAAACAGATCTTCGATGCTCTCATGTCTGCTGATAAAGATACTGTAACCACTGCTGTACGTGCATTGATAGAACGATATAAGAAAGGCGAGAAGATTGAGGAAGCGGAAAAGAGCGTGGTGGACTTGGctttgatgttgaatgaCCAGTACCCTGACGATGTCGGAGTGTTATGtgttttcttcttgaatgtGGTGGAACTGAAGAAGGGCGAGGCAGCTTTCTTAGAAGCTAATTCACCTCATGCTTATATCAAGGGAG ACATCATCGAATGTATGGCCACCTCCGACAACGTCGTCCGAGCAGGTCTCACACCGAAACTACGTGATGTACCCACTTTGGTCGAAATGTTGACCTACGAATCTGGACCAGGTGATCAACAATTACTTCAACCTACAACCTTCGGTTCTCAGGATCAAGCTACCAAACTGTACGACCCGCCTATCGAAGAATTTTCGGTGTTACGTGTAGAACTCCCTTCAGGTGGTAAAACCTCGCACAGGAAGATTGAAGGACCGTCCATTGCTGTTGTCACTCAGGGTAGTGGGTCGATCGTCAACGGTGATGACAAGGTAGAATTCGAAAGGGGCAATGTAATCTTTATTGGTGCGAATGAAGAAGTCACTTGGGAAGCTTCAAAGGACTTAGAGGTTTTTAGAGCTTACGTAGAAGCTTAG
- a CDS encoding phosphomevalonate kinase, whose translation MATSKTTTVSSPGKVLLAGGYLVLDREYSGLVVATSSRFYSTVTSLPKSTDQDKVILSVRAGQFPKESSTWTYAVSIQNDRLMIDQINENAVGKNKFISIALFQTLSLAWEKIAAESSSQGLDSGHELLRRITNDGKSDGLEIVVLADNDFYSQREQLSAMSLPTQIRSLSSLQPFTPLPRPIPQTNKTGLGSSAALVTSLVASLLSHLNIVTLPSSSPQSNSNHDLQLVHSLAQFAHCLAQGKVGSGFDVSSAVFGTHIYTRFSPSVLSPLMDRPLDSITFSSPTLLPVLESSQWDQRTTAFRLPKGLRLILADVDAGTDTPSFVGKVLTWRKENPEVAKKLWDDLDRANRQIERLLTELVAREGEHDYEETVGWMGERHIEDHKENPTAVLLYEIRLTLFIIRDFQRKMSELSGVPIEPPEQTRLLDACSELEGVIGGGVPGAGGYDALFLLIVDTPSVVSRVDNLWSGWKEMSVCPLLAKQSDDGLRLEELIAVKGLKEALGR comes from the exons ATGGCGACATCCAAGACGACCACAGTATCATCTCCCGGCAAGGTACTCCTGGCAGGAGGGTACCTCGTGTTGGACAGGGAGTACTCGGGATTGGTCGTAGCAACCTCATCACGCTTCTATTCCACCGTAACCTCACTTCCTAAatcaacagatcaagatAAAGTCATCCTCTCGGTCAGAGCTGGCCAATTCCCCAAGGAGTCATCGACGTGGACATATGCGGTCAGCATCCAGAACGacagattgatgatcgaccAAATCAATGAAAATGCAGTTGGTAAAAACAAATTCATATCCATCGCACTCTTCCAAACTCTCTCTTTAGCTTGGGAGAAAATAGCAGCCGAGTCCAGCTCGCAAGGATTAGATTCCGGGCATGAGCTGCTAAGGCGGATCACGAATGATGGGAAATCGGACGGTCTGGAGATTGTAGTACTGGCCGACAATGATTTCTATTCTCAACgggaacag CTTTCGGCAATGTCACTACCAACACAGATACGTTCTTTATCATCACTGCAACCGTtcactcctcttcctcgacctATACCACAGACCAACAAAACGGGTCTAGGATCATCCGCTGCACTCGTAACGTCCCTCGTCGCATCTCTTCTATCACATCTCAACATAGTCACgctaccatcttcatctcctcaatCCAATTCCAACCATGATCTCCAGCTAGTTCACTCGCTAGCTCAATTCGCACATTGTTTGGCCCAAGGGAAAGTAGGATCTGGATTTGATGTATCATCGGCTGTATTTGGaactcatatatatacacgaTTCTCTCCTTCCGTTCTCTCGCCATTGATGGATAGACCACTAGACTCGATAACATTTTCATCACCTACACTGCTACCTGTGTTGGAGTCTTCCCAATGGGATCAGAGAACCACTGCGTTCAGATTACCAAAGGGTTTAAGGTTAATTTTGGCGGATGTGGACGCTGGTACAGATACCCCCTCTTTCGTTGGCAAGGTATTGACATGGCGTAAAGAGAACCCAGAAGTGGCGAAGAAGCTGTGGGATGATCTGGATAGAGCAAATAGGCAGATAGAAAGATTGTTGACGGAGCTCGTTGCTAGAGAGGGCGAACATGATTACGAGGAGACTGTTGGCTGGATGGGAGAAAGGCATATCGAAGAT CACAAGGAGAACCCTACAGCGGTTTTGTTGTATGAAATTAGGCTGACTCTCTTC ATTATCAGAGATTTCCAGCGTAAAATGTCAGAGCTTTCTGGTGTACCGATCGAGCCACCTGAACAAACTAGATTATTGGATGCTTGCTCAGAATTGGAAGGTGTCATCGGAGGCGGTGTGCCAGGTG CCGGTGGTTACGATGCTCTATTCCTCCTAATCGTTGACACACCCTCGGTCGTCTCGCGCGTCGATAACCTTTGGTCGGGgtggaaggagatgagcgtATGTCCCTTGTTGGCCAAGCAGAGTGATGACGGTCTCAGGTTGGAAGAGTTGATTGCTGTGAAAGGTCTGAAAGAGGCTTTGGGTCGATGA